A window of Mucilaginibacter sp. PAMC 26640 contains these coding sequences:
- a CDS encoding dihydropteroate synthase: MTAKDTFFQKKVTLNAGGKLIDLSSPSVMGIINITPDSFYAGSRAIDTTSILKQAEKMLVDGAAFLDLGAYSSRPGATDISTQEETDRLIPAVSAISKEFPDAILSIDTFRAAVAEAAINAGSHIINDISGGALDEGMFGMVAKLRVPYILMHMKGSPQNMVQQAQYENVFAEVFDYFVQKIYQLKQLGVHDIIIDPGFGFAKTAEQGYALMNRMGEFNLLQLPVLAGISRKRMIYGLLGTTAADALNGTTVLNTIALTKGADILRAHDVKEAVEAVKIWQATNR, translated from the coding sequence ATGACCGCTAAAGATACATTTTTTCAGAAAAAAGTTACGCTGAATGCTGGCGGTAAATTGATCGACCTCTCATCTCCAAGCGTGATGGGCATCATTAACATTACCCCCGACTCTTTTTACGCCGGCAGCCGTGCGATAGATACGACAAGTATACTAAAGCAGGCAGAAAAGATGTTGGTTGACGGGGCAGCTTTTTTAGATCTTGGCGCATATTCCTCCCGTCCGGGTGCCACAGATATATCAACGCAGGAAGAAACCGACCGGCTGATCCCGGCTGTGAGCGCTATTTCGAAGGAATTTCCTGATGCAATTTTGTCGATAGATACTTTTAGAGCGGCAGTAGCTGAGGCGGCAATCAATGCCGGCTCGCATATCATTAACGATATCTCCGGTGGGGCGTTGGATGAAGGGATGTTTGGCATGGTTGCAAAATTACGGGTGCCTTATATTTTAATGCATATGAAGGGCAGCCCGCAAAACATGGTACAGCAAGCGCAGTATGAAAATGTTTTTGCCGAGGTATTTGATTACTTCGTGCAAAAAATTTACCAGCTGAAACAACTTGGAGTTCACGATATCATCATCGATCCGGGTTTTGGTTTTGCCAAAACTGCAGAGCAGGGCTATGCCCTGATGAATCGGATGGGCGAATTCAATTTGCTACAGCTGCCGGTTTTAGCCGGCATATCGCGTAAGCGAATGATCTATGGTTTATTAGGCACCACTGCCGCAGATGCGTTAAACGGAACCACGGTTTTAAATACCATCGCCTTAACCAAAGGGGCTGATATACTAAGAGCACACGATGTAAAAGAAGCGGTGGAAGCAGTAAAGATCTGGCAAGCCACAAATCGGTAA
- a CDS encoding DoxX family protein yields MKNGLIWFCRLAVGLLFIFSGLIKANDPLGFSYKLEEYFEVFHLTFLNGFALGMSIILCGLEMLLGFALLVGTRSVKVVWGLLLLIVFFGFLTFYSAFFKVVQTCGCFGDAIPLTPWQSFGKDMVLLALVLVLFVNRKIIPALVNQKTGDKLLVTAAALSIGFGLYTYNFLPIVDFLPYKVGANLPDEMKTPPGAIPDEYEVTYHLKNKKTGDTKVMSDKEYLKTAIWKDTNWQIEGNPESRLIKKGFQPKIVDLAIQDAEGNSYNQELLSSPFYSLFIVAYDLDETNADAMGKINALAANLIQNYNTRVVLLTSNVPQSAQAFAKKYKLVSELFYADGVPLKSMVRANPGIMLMKNGTVVNKWHYHSLPEYDDLVKQYFSKP; encoded by the coding sequence ATGAAGAACGGATTAATTTGGTTTTGCAGGTTGGCTGTCGGCTTACTGTTCATCTTCTCGGGGCTGATCAAAGCGAACGACCCGCTGGGTTTTTCTTACAAGCTGGAAGAATACTTTGAGGTATTTCACCTTACCTTTTTAAATGGCTTTGCACTTGGCATGTCCATTATATTATGCGGGCTGGAAATGCTGCTGGGATTTGCTTTACTGGTGGGCACCCGTTCGGTAAAAGTGGTTTGGGGCTTATTGCTGCTCATCGTATTTTTTGGCTTCCTTACTTTTTACTCGGCCTTTTTTAAGGTAGTTCAAACCTGCGGTTGCTTTGGCGATGCCATACCGCTTACGCCGTGGCAATCGTTCGGTAAAGATATGGTGTTATTGGCTTTGGTGCTGGTGCTTTTTGTTAACCGTAAGATCATCCCCGCGCTGGTTAATCAAAAAACAGGGGATAAACTCCTGGTTACTGCCGCCGCACTTTCCATCGGTTTTGGCTTATACACTTACAACTTTTTACCAATAGTAGATTTCCTGCCTTATAAAGTTGGTGCTAACCTTCCGGATGAAATGAAAACTCCGCCCGGCGCCATACCTGACGAATATGAAGTTACCTATCATCTGAAGAATAAAAAGACAGGCGATACCAAGGTAATGAGCGATAAAGAATACTTAAAGACCGCCATTTGGAAAGATACCAACTGGCAGATTGAGGGCAACCCGGAAAGCCGTTTGATAAAAAAAGGCTTTCAGCCAAAAATTGTAGATCTGGCTATACAGGATGCGGAGGGCAATAGCTACAACCAGGAACTTTTATCCAGTCCTTTTTACAGTCTGTTTATTGTTGCTTACGATCTGGATGAAACAAACGCTGACGCAATGGGCAAAATCAACGCCTTAGCAGCCAATCTCATCCAAAACTATAATACCCGGGTGGTACTTCTTACGTCTAATGTACCGCAAAGTGCCCAGGCATTTGCCAAAAAATACAAACTGGTAAGCGAGCTGTTTTATGCAGACGGCGTACCATTAAAATCAATGGTGCGGGCTAACCCCGGAATTATGTTGATGAAGAATGGCACGGTAGTAAACAAATGGCATTATCATAGCCTGCCCGAATATGATGACCTGGTGAAACAATATTTTAGCAAGCCATGA
- a CDS encoding shikimate kinase (catalyzes the formation of shikimate 3-phosphate from shikimate in aromatic amino acid biosynthesis): MNRIYLIGFMGCGKTSWGKKLAAGLGYDFIDLDHALEAKVGMTIPEYFSTHGEDAFRKLESEVLKQTDYAENVIVSTGGGLPCFFDHMEWMNSNGQTLYIQLSPKALASRLENAKTPRPVLQGKKGEELVAFIEHKLAEREGYYAQATHLVSGIDMSVEGLMEIVGLKAI, encoded by the coding sequence ATGAACCGGATATACTTAATTGGCTTCATGGGCTGTGGCAAAACTAGCTGGGGCAAAAAACTGGCGGCAGGTTTGGGTTACGATTTTATTGATTTGGACCATGCTTTGGAGGCAAAGGTGGGCATGACCATACCCGAATATTTTTCTACCCATGGTGAAGATGCATTCAGAAAACTGGAGTCGGAAGTATTAAAGCAAACAGACTACGCCGAAAATGTGATCGTATCTACCGGTGGTGGATTGCCCTGCTTTTTCGATCATATGGAGTGGATGAACAGCAACGGCCAAACGTTGTATATCCAGCTATCGCCTAAAGCACTGGCCTCCCGGTTAGAAAATGCAAAAACACCGCGCCCGGTTTTACAAGGTAAAAAGGGGGAAGAACTGGTCGCTTTTATTGAACACAAACTGGCAGAGCGCGAGGGATATTATGCACAGGCAACACACCTGGTAAGCGGGATAGATATGAGTGTGGAGGGGCTGATGGAGATTGTGGGACTCAAGGCCATTTAG
- a CDS encoding phosphoribosyltransferase, which yields MPDKKLLILNSKQIQQKIDRIAYQVLEDNFDETEILIAGILPRGNQVAERLKAVLDEIAPFKSRLLTIELEKQSTSLSAKINFDIEECSNKVIVLVDDVLNSGKTLAYGFGVFLDVPLKKLRTVVLVDRNHKSFPVTTDYAGIALSTVIKEHVNVVLDVAGEEDAVYLM from the coding sequence ATGCCAGATAAAAAACTCCTCATATTAAACAGTAAGCAGATCCAGCAAAAGATAGATCGTATTGCCTACCAGGTGCTGGAGGATAATTTCGACGAGACCGAGATCCTGATTGCCGGCATTTTGCCCCGTGGTAACCAAGTGGCTGAACGGTTAAAGGCTGTACTGGATGAGATAGCTCCTTTCAAAAGTCGCCTGCTCACCATCGAATTGGAAAAACAAAGCACAAGTTTAAGTGCAAAAATCAATTTTGATATTGAGGAATGCAGCAATAAGGTAATTGTGCTGGTAGATGATGTTCTGAACAGCGGCAAAACCCTCGCTTATGGTTTCGGCGTGTTTCTGGATGTACCACTGAAAAAATTGCGAACGGTAGTATTGGTCGACAGAAATCATAAGAGCTTCCCGGTAACTACCGACTATGCCGGCATCGCACTTTCTACCGTGATAAAAGAACACGTTAATGTTGTATTAGATGTAGCGGGTGAAGAGGATGCGGTTTATTTGATGTAG